One genomic window of Cheilinus undulatus linkage group 7, ASM1832078v1, whole genome shotgun sequence includes the following:
- the zmat3 gene encoding zinc finger matrin-type protein 3, which translates to MMALQLKTGDAAYYQSAEYCRNYTSPPVSYGDSSHYLARLPGPETMLKPPLSLFSHPQQPFHHMDSLHQLRPPPMAPTQPLGPPPMAPAQAICPPTMVPTQTLCPPPITAAPHTLRPPPIPPPHSLGPPPMAPAQPLGPPPMAHTLLPPPVDHSQAIVPPTMDLTQQLGPPPINPPPALVPPPVVAPGGGRFPLPPSPLSSPPAPCPDPSQLPPRPPGQAPIPAPVSCPIPGGPLPGQAAPASEQPQDEGSPLGTEEQEDSLGLGELCKPLYCKLCNVTLNSAQQAQAHYQGKNHGKKLRNFYAGSQQPPAIRIPDALEGAGQTALSSGSSDSDANRQALYKGATRVILATENDYCKLCDASFSSPAVAQAHYQGKNHAKKLRLAEAQQNSNSMEGNSETAPRRSRKDGSEYRLVKNRRSPQQPASMTGPYYNPRPRQRIPRDLAMCVTPSGQFYCSMCNCGAEQETDFRQHLESKQHKAKVSELRYRHEMENLGYS; encoded by the exons GCCCAGAGACCATGTTAAAGCCTCCTCTGAGTCTCTTCAGCCATCCCCAGCAGCCTTTCCATCACATGGACTCCCTGCACCAGCTGAGACCTCCACCAATGGCGCCAACACAACCTCTGGGCCCACCTCCCATGGCCCCTGCTCAGGCAATTTGCCCCCCAACTATGGTTCCCACTCAGACTCTATGTCCCCCACCTATAACTGCTGCTCCTCACACCTTAAGGCCTCCTCCTATACCCCCACCACACAGCTTAGGACCCCCACCAATGGCCCCAGCTCAGCCACTGGGGCCTCCACCCATGGCACACACGTTGTTGCCCCCACCTGTAGATCACTCCCAAGCAATAGTGCCTCCAACCATGGACCTCACACAACAGCTGGGGCCGCCTCCTATCAATCCTCCTCCAGCACTGGTGCCTCCTCCTGTGGTGGCTCCTGGAGGAGGACGATTCCCCCTCCCTCCCAGCCCTCTGTCGTCCCCTCCTGCTCCATGCCCAGACCCTTCACAGCTTCCCCCAAGGCCCCCAGGACAAGCTCCCATCCCAGCCCCGGTGTCCTGCCCCATCCCCGGTGGTCCTCTCCCAGGTCAGGCAGCCCCAGCTAGCGAGCAGCCCCAGGATGAAGGCTCTCCACTGGGgacagaggagcaggaggacTCACTGGGGCTGGGGGAACTGTGTAAACCTCTGTACTGTAAACTCTGCAACGTCACCCTCAACTCAGCCCAGCAGGCACAGGCGCACTACCAG GGGAAGAATCACGGTAAAAAGCTTAGAAATTTCTACGCTGGCAGTCAGCAGCCTCCAGCCATCAGAATCCCAGATGCCCTCGAGGGAGCCGGCCAGACAGCACTCAGCTCAGGATCCAGCGACAGTGACGCAAACAGACAG GCTCTCTACAAAGGGGCAACCCGGGTCATCCTGGCCACAGAGAACGACTATTGTAAGCTGTGTGACGCCTCCTTCAGTTCACCGGCAGTTGCACAGGCCCACTATCAGGGCAAGAACCACGCCAAGAAACTACGGCTTGCTGAGGCCCAACAGAACTCCAACAGCAT GGAAGGAAATTCTGAAACAGCCCCGAGAAGAAGCAGAAAAGATGGCAGTGAGTACAGACTGGTGAAAAACCGCCGCAGCCCACAGCAGCCTGCTTCAATGACAG GGCCGTACTACAACCCCAGGCCGAGGCAGCGCATCCCCAGGGACCTGGCCATGTGCGTCACTCCCAGCGGACAGTTCTACTGCTCCATGTGCAACTGTGGAGCCGAGCAGGAGACGGACTTCAGGCAACACCTGGAGAGCAAGCAGCACAAAGCGAAAGTGTCGGAGCTGAGATACCGCCATGAGATGGAGAACCTCGGCTACAGCTAA